A genomic window from Bacteroidota bacterium includes:
- a CDS encoding phosphosulfolactate synthase, which produces MNFSISNLPERQMKPRKEGLTMVMDKGLSVREAEDMLSVGEPYIDLLKLGFGTAFVTPNLENKLAVYKNAGIACYFGGTLFEAFYIRGQFDDYLRLLERYKMEYAEVSDGSIEMNHDEKCKYINTLSKHVTVLSEVGSKDENKMLAPYKWIELMKKEIEAGSYKVIAEARESGTVGIYQSKGEVRSDLIDEILTQVPQEKILWEAPLKAQQVYFIKLLGSNVNLGNIPPNEVIPLETLRLGLRGDTFHHFLK; this is translated from the coding sequence ATGAACTTTTCTATAAGCAATCTCCCTGAGCGTCAAATGAAACCGCGCAAAGAGGGGCTTACCATGGTAATGGACAAAGGCCTTAGCGTACGCGAAGCTGAAGACATGCTTTCTGTTGGCGAACCATATATCGACTTGTTAAAATTAGGATTCGGAACTGCATTCGTAACACCAAATCTTGAAAACAAACTGGCTGTTTACAAAAATGCCGGTATCGCCTGCTACTTTGGCGGAACTTTATTTGAAGCATTTTATATCAGAGGTCAATTTGATGACTACCTGCGTTTACTCGAACGTTATAAAATGGAATATGCTGAAGTAAGCGACGGTTCTATCGAAATGAACCACGACGAAAAATGTAAATACATCAATACCCTGAGCAAACATGTTACTGTGTTAAGTGAAGTTGGCTCAAAAGATGAAAATAAAATGCTCGCCCCATACAAATGGATCGAGTTAATGAAAAAAGAAATAGAAGCCGGAAGTTATAAAGTAATTGCTGAAGCACGTGAAAGCGGAACAGTAGGTATTTACCAAAGCAAAGGTGAAGTGCGCAGCGATTTAATTGATGAAATATTAACGCAAGTGCCTCAGGAAAAAATTCTTTGGGAAGCGCCGTTAAAAGCACAACAAGTATATTTTATTAAATTACTTGGCTCTAATGTAAATCTTGGAAATATTCCGCCAAATGAAGTAATTCCACTCGAAACACTTCGTTTAGGTTTACGTGGTGATACGTTCCATCATTTTTTGAAATAA
- a CDS encoding L,D-transpeptidase family protein — translation MKSFRNLLVLLFVAWIFSALFACKNKADAESAVDSDTTMVLTKVFHPLTLDSQTLSTFLAKYPDFNYHKDELFTFYRNRNFQSAWFNEYGIIEQGGFFMSQLDHFDDEGLNDSVLYYSELKKTYTTIADPQYNYAGADKITTQFELMLTAEFFVYAQKVWFGINEKTTKELDWYVTRKTVPSVAILDSILSGGKNSFTAYEPLYPQYQLLKKELKKYKLLTAEPWDSLKLPADKKSIKPGDDYSVIAAIKKRLYLLGDAAVLDSTTILDSTAVIAVEQFQLRHGLTADGIAGEKFFRELNISPAERVRQLEINMERMRWLPDVPSGDYIMVNIPEYTMHIFESDSLAWDMKVVVGKSSSSTTIFNDELEYIVFSPYWVPPPSILNNEILPALKKDPNYLKKENMEAVDPSTKKVVDVSNIDWDKYSKIPYIIRQKPGNSNSLGWVKFIFPNEHNIYFHDTPSRNLFEKESRSFSHGCIRIAEPKRFATYLLRNDTTYTEQKIDSLYYLGRETYVKLEEKIPVYLVYFTAWVDTNGLIHFNRDIYGHDAKLEHTLFPPKEVIQ, via the coding sequence ATGAAATCTTTCAGAAACCTGCTTGTTTTATTGTTTGTTGCCTGGATTTTTTCTGCCCTGTTTGCTTGTAAAAATAAGGCTGATGCGGAATCTGCCGTTGATTCCGACACAACCATGGTTTTAACCAAAGTGTTTCATCCCTTAACCCTTGATTCTCAAACACTCAGCACCTTTTTAGCGAAATATCCCGATTTTAATTACCATAAAGATGAGCTTTTTACCTTTTACCGAAACCGTAATTTCCAGTCGGCCTGGTTTAATGAATACGGTATTATTGAACAAGGCGGCTTTTTTATGAGTCAGCTCGACCATTTTGATGATGAGGGATTAAATGATTCCGTTTTATATTATTCCGAATTAAAAAAAACATACACTACAATTGCCGACCCACAATATAATTACGCCGGTGCCGATAAAATAACTACCCAATTCGAATTAATGCTGACTGCCGAATTTTTTGTTTATGCGCAGAAAGTGTGGTTCGGAATTAACGAAAAAACAACAAAAGAATTAGACTGGTATGTAACAAGAAAAACGGTGCCTTCGGTTGCCATTTTGGATTCAATTTTGTCTGGCGGGAAAAATTCATTTACTGCGTATGAACCGTTATATCCGCAATATCAATTATTGAAAAAAGAATTAAAAAAATATAAATTATTAACTGCTGAACCCTGGGATAGTTTAAAATTACCGGCCGATAAAAAATCTATTAAACCCGGCGATGATTATTCCGTAATTGCGGCTATTAAAAAACGATTGTATTTATTGGGAGATGCTGCTGTTTTGGATTCTACAACAATACTTGATTCCACAGCAGTTATTGCTGTTGAACAATTTCAATTACGTCATGGCTTAACTGCTGATGGTATTGCGGGAGAAAAGTTTTTCAGAGAATTAAATATAAGTCCTGCGGAACGTGTAAGGCAATTAGAAATAAACATGGAACGCATGCGCTGGCTGCCTGATGTGCCTTCCGGCGATTATATCATGGTAAATATTCCGGAATATACCATGCATATTTTTGAATCGGATAGTTTAGCCTGGGATATGAAAGTTGTAGTTGGAAAATCATCCAGCAGCACAACAATATTTAATGATGAACTGGAATATATTGTATTCAGTCCGTATTGGGTGCCACCACCAAGTATATTAAACAATGAAATTTTACCCGCCTTAAAAAAAGATCCCAATTATCTGAAAAAAGAAAATATGGAAGCTGTTGATCCATCCACAAAAAAAGTAGTGGATGTTTCAAATATTGACTGGGATAAGTATTCAAAAATACCTTATATCATTCGTCAAAAACCAGGTAACAGCAATTCACTGGGTTGGGTGAAATTTATTTTCCCGAACGAACACAACATTTATTTTCACGACACACCTTCGCGCAATTTATTCGAAAAAGAATCACGCAGCTTTAGTCATGGATGTATTCGTATTGCAGAACCAAAACGATTCGCCACTTATTTATTGCGCAATGATACCACCTATACCGAGCAAAAAATTGATTCCCTTTATTATTTAGGGCGAGAAACATATGTGAAGCTGGAAGAAAAAATTCCGGTTTATCTAGTCTATTTTACAGCATGGGTTGACACGAATGGATTAATTCATTTCAACCGTGATATTTATGGGCACGATGCAAAACTGGAACATACTTTATTCCCGCCTAAGGAAGTAATCCAATAA
- a CDS encoding glycosyltransferase family 2 protein, with the protein MQEATYISIVSPVYQGELLIELLVRRIIKCVEPLTNAFEIILVNDGSADNSEIIIQQLAAVDKRIKGIFLDKNYGQHIAIKAGLDHAKGEYVVVMDCDLQDQPEFIADMLIQATHGYDAVFARREKRHDSRLKLFYSNLFYAVLGLFTFYELNGSTANFGIYSNSLIKAIINKKYYFFFFPIAVRNAATKTTNVIVEHDIRAAGVTTYSIKKALSLAFKILFSTSIFRIFKHKHFISYGIKNKFNFV; encoded by the coding sequence TTGCAGGAAGCAACATATATCAGCATTGTTAGTCCTGTTTATCAGGGGGAATTATTAATTGAATTGTTGGTTCGCCGAATTATTAAATGTGTTGAACCTTTAACCAATGCATTTGAAATTATTCTTGTTAATGATGGTAGTGCAGATAATTCAGAAATTATTATCCAACAATTAGCTGCAGTCGACAAACGAATTAAAGGAATATTTCTTGATAAAAACTATGGACAACATATTGCGATAAAAGCAGGTTTGGACCATGCCAAAGGAGAATATGTTGTAGTGATGGATTGCGATTTGCAGGATCAACCGGAGTTTATTGCTGATATGCTCATTCAGGCTACACATGGATATGATGCGGTGTTTGCAAGAAGAGAAAAACGACATGACAGTAGATTGAAATTGTTTTATTCAAATTTGTTTTATGCTGTATTAGGTTTGTTTACGTTTTATGAATTAAATGGCTCAACTGCAAATTTCGGTATCTATTCAAATTCGCTAATTAAGGCAATCATTAATAAAAAATATTATTTTTTCTTTTTTCCAATTGCCGTTCGAAATGCAGCAACCAAAACCACAAATGTAATTGTGGAGCACGACATTCGTGCTGCCGGGGTTACAACGTATTCAATTAAAAAAGCATTATCGTTGGCATTTAAAATTTTATTTTCCACTAGTATATTTCGTATTTTTAAACACAAACATTTTATTTCATACGGCATTAAAAATAAATTCAATTTCGTGTAA
- the rffA gene encoding dTDP-4-amino-4,6-dideoxygalactose transaminase — MIPFNKPCISGNEMNYISDAIQRGKISGNGYYTEKCQTFFENKFGFNKVLLTHSCTDALEMAAILLNIVPGDEVIMSTYTYVSTANAFVLRGAKIIFADTEKDTPNIDTANLAQIITKNTKAIVVTHYGGIAANMQAILELAAAHRLFIVEDAAAAIGSYYNGLPVGSIGHLATFSFHETKNVQCGEGGMLVINDERFIARAEIIWEKGTNRAAFSRKEVNRYQWLDIGSSFSPSELNAAFLYGQLENFDDLLSARAKQWETYYSNLSELAPKAFRFIKIPDYAGQNHHVFAILTIFGDARENLSKHLLEAGILAVSHYQCLHKSPYYDKQYVGPELPNSIAFEENLLRLPIYPDLKLDEIITICDRIKTFF, encoded by the coding sequence ATGATTCCATTTAACAAACCTTGTATTTCCGGCAACGAAATGAATTATATTTCAGATGCGATTCAGCGCGGAAAAATTTCCGGGAATGGCTATTATACAGAAAAATGCCAAACCTTTTTTGAAAATAAATTCGGATTTAATAAAGTGCTGCTCACCCATTCGTGCACAGATGCTTTGGAAATGGCAGCCATTTTATTAAATATCGTTCCGGGTGACGAAGTAATTATGTCGACTTACACGTATGTATCTACGGCGAATGCATTTGTATTGCGCGGCGCGAAAATAATTTTTGCCGATACTGAAAAGGATACTCCAAATATTGATACAGCTAACCTGGCTCAGATAATTACAAAAAATACAAAAGCCATCGTCGTAACACATTACGGTGGAATTGCGGCAAATATGCAGGCTATACTCGAACTTGCTGCAGCGCATCGTTTGTTTATTGTTGAAGATGCCGCTGCTGCAATTGGTTCCTATTATAATGGTTTACCGGTTGGTAGTATTGGTCATCTTGCCACTTTTTCTTTTCATGAAACAAAAAATGTGCAGTGTGGTGAAGGTGGTATGCTGGTAATAAATGATGAACGTTTTATTGCCAGGGCTGAAATAATTTGGGAAAAAGGGACAAACCGGGCTGCTTTTTCCAGAAAAGAAGTAAATAGATATCAATGGCTGGATATTGGTTCCAGCTTTTCCCCATCGGAGTTGAATGCCGCTTTTTTATACGGACAACTTGAAAATTTTGATGATTTGCTATCAGCACGGGCAAAACAATGGGAAACCTACTACTCGAATTTATCAGAACTCGCTCCAAAGGCATTTCGTTTTATTAAAATTCCGGATTATGCCGGCCAAAATCACCATGTTTTTGCCATCCTAACCATATTTGGCGATGCCAGAGAAAACCTCTCAAAACACCTGCTTGAAGCCGGTATTTTAGCTGTGTCGCATTACCAATGTTTACACAAATCTCCCTATTACGATAAACAATATGTAGGCCCTGAACTGCCCAACAGCATTGCATTTGAGGAAAATTTATTACGCTTGCCAATTTATCCCGACCTAAAATTGGATGAAATTATTACAATATGTGACAGGATAAAAACGTTCTTTTGA
- a CDS encoding shikimate dehydrogenase, with the protein MKLFGLIGFPLTHSFSEKYFSDKFRKEEIEECKYELYPLENVEDVRFLFEVNKELKGLNVTIPYKESVIEYLDDLDDIAQKIGAVNCIKIDEIQRVGYNTDYAGFRDSLKPLLKKHHTKALVLGTGGASKAVEYALNELGIQTTLVSRKEGTTELTYQQLTKEIISQHSIIINCTPVGMYPDIQLCPEIPYEFITAQHILYDLIYNPGKTLFLEKGEKQGATIKNGLQMLELQAEYAWEIWNNESEEENAAGY; encoded by the coding sequence ATGAAACTATTTGGTTTAATTGGCTTTCCACTTACCCATTCTTTTTCTGAAAAATATTTTTCGGATAAATTTCGCAAGGAAGAAATTGAAGAATGTAAATATGAATTATATCCGCTCGAAAACGTGGAAGATGTGCGTTTCCTCTTTGAAGTAAATAAAGAATTAAAAGGTTTAAATGTTACCATTCCGTATAAAGAATCAGTAATAGAATATTTAGACGACCTTGATGATATTGCACAAAAAATTGGTGCCGTTAATTGTATTAAAATAGATGAAATTCAACGTGTTGGTTATAATACTGATTATGCAGGATTTCGTGATTCATTAAAGCCACTATTAAAAAAACATCATACTAAAGCATTGGTGTTAGGTACAGGTGGTGCATCAAAAGCTGTTGAGTATGCCTTAAATGAATTAGGAATACAAACAACATTAGTTTCACGTAAAGAAGGAACAACTGAATTAACTTATCAGCAACTAACTAAAGAAATTATATCCCAACACTCAATTATAATTAATTGCACACCGGTTGGCATGTATCCTGATATTCAACTATGTCCCGAAATTCCTTATGAGTTTATTACTGCTCAACATATTTTATACGATTTAATTTATAATCCCGGCAAAACCTTATTTCTTGAAAAAGGAGAAAAACAAGGTGCTACAATTAAAAACGGATTGCAAATGCTTGAACTGCAAGCTGAGTATGCCTGGGAAATTTGGAATAATGAAAGCGAGGAAGAAAACGCTGCAGGTTATTAA
- a CDS encoding DUF3467 domain-containing protein, producing MSDQKEKNQLNIELSEEVAEGIYSNLAIITHSSAEMVIDFIRVMPGVPKAKVKSRILMTPQHAKRLLRALADNIQKYESMHGPITENEGFGGLPMNFGPTAKA from the coding sequence ATGAGCGATCAGAAAGAAAAAAACCAACTCAATATTGAGTTGTCAGAGGAAGTAGCAGAAGGTATTTATTCAAACCTTGCCATTATTACCCATTCAAGTGCAGAAATGGTAATCGATTTTATCCGCGTGATGCCCGGCGTTCCAAAAGCAAAAGTTAAAAGCAGAATATTAATGACACCGCAGCATGCAAAAAGATTATTACGCGCACTGGCTGATAATATTCAAAAATATGAAAGCATGCACGGCCCTATTACCGAAAATGAAGGATTTGGCGGATTACCAATGAATTTCGGGCCTACAGCTAAAGCTTAA
- a CDS encoding DedA family protein, which produces MELIHSFIDTFLHLDQYLADWITQYQNWIYVILFLIIFVETGIVIWPWLPGDSLLFAAGTFCALGSLNIFVLIPLLIVAAILGDTSNYFIGKYFGERALKLKFRGKQILKPEHLAKTHKFYEKYGSKTIILARFVPIVRTIAPFVAGLGTMTYKKFITYNIVGALLWIPSITILGYALGQNEFVKNNFEIVVLAIIFISVVPIFVELIKARFSKSNTTQS; this is translated from the coding sequence ATGGAACTGATACACTCGTTTATTGATACTTTTTTACATTTAGATCAATACCTTGCCGACTGGATTACCCAATACCAAAATTGGATCTATGTTATTTTATTTCTCATCATTTTTGTTGAAACCGGTATTGTAATTTGGCCTTGGCTACCCGGTGATTCATTATTATTTGCGGCAGGAACTTTTTGCGCGCTCGGCTCATTAAATATTTTTGTTTTAATACCATTGCTCATTGTCGCTGCAATTTTAGGTGACACTTCAAATTATTTTATTGGAAAATATTTTGGTGAACGGGCATTAAAATTAAAATTCAGAGGTAAACAAATTTTAAAACCGGAACATCTCGCCAAAACACATAAATTTTACGAGAAATACGGTTCTAAAACAATTATACTTGCACGTTTCGTTCCGATTGTGCGCACCATAGCCCCGTTTGTAGCAGGTTTGGGGACAATGACCTACAAAAAATTCATTACCTATAATATTGTTGGTGCGCTTTTATGGATTCCTTCCATTACCATACTCGGTTACGCTTTAGGCCAAAATGAATTTGTGAAAAACAATTTCGAAATTGTAGTTTTAGCAATCATATTTATATCAGTTGTGCCAATTTTTGTTGAACTGATTAAAGCCCGGTTTTCAAAATCCAATACCACCCAGTCATGA